One window from the genome of Bufo bufo chromosome 4, aBufBuf1.1, whole genome shotgun sequence encodes:
- the LOC120997594 gene encoding histone H1B-like gives MAETAPAAAAAPPPAEAAAKSKKQPRKSAAAGGAKKSKKPSGPSVSELLVTAVSASKERSGVSLAALKKALAAGGCDVEKNNSRIKVAIRALVTKGTLTQVKGSGASGSFKLNKKQQETKDKAAAKKKKPAAAKKPAATAAKKPAKSPKKPKKAPAKSPKKAKKPAAAKKAAKSPKKPKAAPKKLAKSPAKKAAKPKAAKSPAKKAAKAKKSAAKK, from the coding sequence ATGGCAGAGACCGCGCCAGCAGCAGCCGCCGCTCCTCCTCCCGCCGAAGCGGCCGCCAAGTCCAAGAAGCAGCCGAGGAAATCCGCCGCGGCAGGGGGCGCCAAGAAAAGCAAGAAGCCGTCCGGTCCCAGCGTGTCCGAGCTCCTGGTCACAGCCGTGTCCGCCTCCAAGGAGCGCAGCGGGGTGTCTCTGGCCGCCCTGAAGAAGGCTCTGGCTGCCGGAGGATGCGATGTAGAGAAGAACAATAGCCGCATCAAGGTGGCCATCAGGGCTCTGGTCACCAAGGGGACCCTCACCCAGGTGAAGGGCAGCGGCGCCTCCGGCTCCTTCAAGCTCAACAagaagcagcaggagaccaaggaCAAGGCGGCGGCCAAGAAGAAGAAGCCGGCGGCGGCCAAGAAACCTGCAGCTACTGCGGCCAAGAAACCCGCTAAATCCCCGAAGAAGCCCAAGAAGGCTCCGGCCAAGAGCCCGAAAAAGGCGAAGAAACCAGCCGCGGCCAAGAAAGCAGCCAAGAGCCCCAAGAAGCCGAAGGCTGCCCCCAAGAAGCTGGCCAAGAGTCCGGCTAAGAAGGCGGCCAAACCCAAGGCTGCCAAGAGTCCGGCTAAGAAAGCGGCGAAAGCCAAGAAGAGCGCGGCCAAGAAGTAA